Below is a genomic region from candidate division KSB1 bacterium.
AGGTGATGGCGCGCAGCATTTATGCCGTGGGCGGTCGAGATGACGACATTATTCAAAACGCCTACGGTTACGGCCTGTTCACCGGCGGTCTCGGCGTTCATTACGGTTCGCTCGACCTGGGAGCGACCGTCGTGCCCATCTCTTCCGGCGGCTCGAAGCGGCAGCTTCAGCTCATGCAGGATTTTCAGACCACCATCCTCACCTGCACGCCTTCTTATGCCATTTATTTGGCCGAAATCGCCGAGTCTGAGGGTATCGATCCGCGCAAAAGCTCGCTGCGCATCGGAATTCACGGCGCCGAGCCGTGGAGCGAAGAGATGCGGCGCCAGATTGAAGAAAAGTGGGACATCAAGGCTTACGACATTTACGGGCTTTCCGAGATCATCGGCCCGGGCGTGGCGGTCGAATGCGTGGGACAAGACGGACTGCACATTTGGGCTGATCATTTCCTGCCCGAAGTCCTTGATCCCAAGACCGGCAAGCCGGTGCCGGAAGGGCAGGACGGCATGCTGGTCATTACCACCCTAACCAAAGAGGCGACGCCGTTTTTGCGCTATGCAACCAAAGACATCGTCAGCATGACCACGGGCAAGTGCCCCCATTGCGGCCGCACCATGCCGCGCATCAGCCGCATCAAAGGCCGCACCGACGACATGCTCATCATTCGCGGCATCAACGTTTTCCCCTCTCAGATCGAGTCGGTTTTGCTTTCCATGGAAGAAACCGAACCGCATTACCAGCTCGTCGTCACGCGGGAGGGTGCGCTTGACAGCCTCGAAGTCCAAGTGGAAGTCAACGAAAAGTTCTTTTCCGATGAGATTCGCGCCCTGGAGGCGCTGACCAAGCGAATCAAGGAGGAGATCGAAAGCGTGCTGTCGATTTCCGTCAACGTCAAACTGGTAGAACCAAAGACTCTCGCACGCAGCGAGGGCAAAGCCAAACGCGTCATCGATCTGCGCAACATCT
It encodes:
- a CDS encoding phenylacetate--CoA ligase; this translates as MKYIVEYIDPELLYRLQLERLRDVALRLYQHVPYYRGAFDAIGMKPQDIKSLDDLQHLPLTDKETLRTNYPFGMFAVPMKQVKEIHASSGTTGKPTVVAYTEHDIRVWSEVMARSIYAVGGRDDDIIQNAYGYGLFTGGLGVHYGSLDLGATVVPISSGGSKRQLQLMQDFQTTILTCTPSYAIYLAEIAESEGIDPRKSSLRIGIHGAEPWSEEMRRQIEEKWDIKAYDIYGLSEIIGPGVAVECVGQDGLHIWADHFLPEVLDPKTGKPVPEGQDGMLVITTLTKEATPFLRYATKDIVSMTTGKCPHCGRTMPRISRIKGRTDDMLIIRGINVFPSQIESVLLSMEETEPHYQLVVTREGALDSLEVQVEVNEKFFSDEIRALEALTKRIKEEIESVLSISVNVKLVEPKTLARSEGKAKRVIDLRNI